A window from Alphaproteobacteria bacterium LSUCC0719 encodes these proteins:
- a CDS encoding tetratricopeptide repeat protein, protein MAFDIDYLEDQLDSGIDATKHLVTSGQELSLSIKLLLMKLLVKALMSKSNFDAAILMANELLQDAPDSVYPHYALGTAFSKTGKNDKAVYHCRRFLEIAPIACDAKFKQDNLATVQNNLAVSLKTLGFLDQAEIEFKKALRLDDQFAAAYNNYGNLLNDKARLIEARQCFMRAIEINPEDHIAYWNLHSTAENMSEAQSIVETCVSKSPTDEIAIFTLAGLRAFNGDKRALKELIDYGFSNEPLVRSIEWILSLPRMPEIHFNRWSIYDRAIELSDQSRSFYEFGVWMGDSFRYLVPHFERGYGFDSFQGLPEDWGVVPRGTYSSRGRVPDIKNAKFVVGEFATTLPEFFDSKRPMAGLINFDADLYSSTIAALTNAKQVIDVNTILVFDEFIVNDRWEEDEFKALNEFCEANGFSYEVIAASLFTKQVICRLTKI, encoded by the coding sequence ATGGCGTTCGACATCGACTATCTGGAAGACCAACTGGATTCCGGGATAGATGCCACAAAGCATCTAGTGACGTCCGGCCAGGAGCTAAGCCTCAGCATCAAACTGCTGTTAATGAAACTGCTTGTCAAAGCACTTATGTCAAAATCAAATTTTGATGCGGCTATTTTGATGGCTAACGAGCTACTTCAAGATGCGCCTGATTCGGTGTATCCGCATTACGCGCTGGGAACGGCCTTTTCAAAAACTGGCAAGAACGACAAGGCTGTCTATCACTGCCGACGTTTTCTGGAGATCGCGCCGATCGCCTGCGATGCAAAGTTCAAACAGGACAATCTGGCAACAGTCCAAAATAACCTTGCTGTGTCTCTGAAGACGCTGGGCTTCCTTGATCAAGCGGAGATTGAATTCAAGAAAGCGCTACGCCTCGATGACCAATTTGCTGCAGCCTACAACAATTATGGCAATCTGTTAAACGACAAGGCCCGGTTGATAGAGGCCCGCCAATGCTTCATGCGTGCGATAGAGATCAATCCGGAAGACCATATTGCCTATTGGAATTTACATTCTACAGCCGAAAATATGAGTGAGGCGCAGTCAATTGTTGAGACCTGTGTATCCAAGTCACCAACCGATGAGATTGCCATCTTCACTCTTGCGGGGCTTCGGGCCTTCAACGGTGACAAACGGGCGCTAAAGGAATTGATTGATTATGGCTTCAGCAACGAGCCATTGGTGCGGTCCATTGAATGGATTCTGTCATTGCCTCGCATGCCTGAAATCCATTTCAACCGCTGGTCCATATATGATCGCGCAATCGAGCTTTCTGATCAATCACGGTCATTTTATGAATTTGGTGTTTGGATGGGAGACTCGTTCCGTTATCTCGTTCCGCACTTTGAAAGAGGTTATGGTTTTGACAGCTTTCAGGGATTGCCAGAGGACTGGGGGGTCGTACCTCGAGGAACCTATTCAAGTCGTGGGCGGGTGCCAGATATCAAGAATGCCAAATTCGTTGTTGGGGAGTTTGCTACCACATTACCAGAGTTCTTCGATAGCAAACGGCCAATGGCCGGACTGATCAATTTTGACGCTGATCTCTATTCATCAACTATCGCTGCGCTGACCAACGCCAAGCAAGTGATCGATGTAAATACCATCCTCGTGTTTGATGAGTTTATCGTGAATGATCGATGGGAAGAGGATGAATTCAAGGCGCTGAACGAGTTCTGCGAGGCAAATGGTTTTAGCTATGAAGTCATTGCGGCATCCCTATTCACCAAACAGGTGATTTGCCGTTTAACAAAGATCTGA
- the flgL gene encoding flagellar hook-associated protein FlgL has product MPISTRVYNDLAMNTLNRITGDIQGIQQRIATGRNILKTSDSPAIGAKISFTKDQKILLERYNANIDRAQNRLAQAESAIGVGVNVLQRVYELGIQARNDTNNAGDRRIIAMEVSNLRDQIQSLANSRDTNGHYIFAGYKVGSKPFVADENGEIVHSGDRGVHTLQISDNQRISTSLDGADVFLRVPGEESTDTVFSTLDSMIASLESGKMEDKDIEGVNRALEHFSLQQTKLGSQMNRAEIQREMNEKRLLLINEDLSNLEDADIAKLVTELQSMLVSRNAAQQSFIKIAQDNLFNYIR; this is encoded by the coding sequence ATGCCAATCAGTACGCGCGTATATAACGATCTTGCGATGAACACCCTGAACCGGATCACTGGCGATATTCAGGGTATCCAGCAGCGTATCGCTACCGGCCGAAACATTTTGAAAACATCTGACAGTCCAGCTATTGGCGCCAAGATTTCTTTCACCAAAGATCAGAAAATTCTTCTGGAACGCTACAATGCAAATATAGATCGTGCCCAGAATAGGCTGGCACAGGCGGAAAGCGCTATTGGCGTCGGCGTTAATGTCCTGCAGCGCGTCTATGAGCTGGGTATCCAAGCACGCAATGATACCAACAATGCTGGTGACCGTAGAATTATCGCCATGGAAGTCAGCAATTTGAGAGACCAGATCCAGAGTCTCGCAAATAGCCGCGACACAAATGGCCATTATATTTTTGCGGGTTACAAAGTTGGTTCCAAGCCGTTTGTGGCTGATGAAAATGGCGAAATCGTCCATTCAGGGGATCGCGGTGTCCATACGCTGCAGATTTCTGATAACCAGCGCATTTCAACGTCACTTGATGGCGCAGATGTCTTTCTTCGCGTGCCTGGAGAGGAAAGCACGGACACAGTCTTCTCAACACTTGATTCCATGATTGCCTCCCTTGAAAGCGGAAAGATGGAGGATAAGGACATTGAAGGTGTCAATAGGGCTTTGGAGCATTTCAGTCTGCAGCAGACAAAGCTTGGTTCACAGATGAACCGAGCGGAAATTCAGCGTGAGATGAATGAGAAGCGCTTGCTGCTCATAAATGAGGACTTATCCAATCTCGAAGATGCCGACATAGCAAAGCTTGTAACAGAGCTTCAGTCCATGCTCGTTAGCCGCAATGCAGCGCAACAATCCTTCATCAAGATCGCGCAGGATAATCTGTTCAATTATATCCGTTAG